In the Setaria italica strain Yugu1 chromosome VI, Setaria_italica_v2.0, whole genome shotgun sequence genome, one interval contains:
- the LOC101775581 gene encoding uncharacterized protein LOC101775581 isoform X1, with amino-acid sequence MAAAEAGIGKLGAVGEKVALHLPPITKEDPLHQEKKRVMESRNLSCVFQVPISCSAADTLKLLDQMIQAARVVHMDELELYFAGGDIGPFSARNELESLNLLFKIMDKLLLTSNDAAKEVLQTLQNEIVVRLRSVGKTDDAQMVSQTENHEAEDSLLKWGEHRGVKSKLRIAFFQGAGRGMVASESIGVGDTALEIPESLIISEELLCQSEVFLALKDFNNINSETMLLLWSMRERYNLSSKFKTYFETLPANFNTGLSFGIDALASLEGTLLFDEIMQAKQHLRQQYDDLFPLLCINFPEIFRKDVCTWDNFLWACELWYSNSMMVVISSGKLSMCLVPIAGLLNHSVSPHILHYGRVDEATKSLKFPLSRPCDAGEQCFLSYGKHPGSHLVTFYGFLPRGDNPYDVIPLDLDTSADDEDGAAQSVSTSQTTHMVRGTWLSRCRGFPTYGLPRPLLSHLRVALGCDIDESTTTEADIKENDRVVLETLLSIFNPMLEELPEPDESDGESASWDLKLALEYKNLQRRIISSIVTSCTSALGNA; translated from the exons atggcggcggcggaggcggggattGGGAAGCTCGGGGCGGTAGGTGAGAAGGTTGCGCTTCACCTGCCCCCTATCACGAAGGAGGATCCCCTTCACCAAGAGAAGAAG AGAGTAATGGAAAGCAGGAATCTTTCCTGTGTATTTCAAGTTCCGATTTCATGTTCTGCTGCTGACACCCTCAAATTACTGGATCAGATGATTCAAGCTGCTAGGGTAGTCCATATGGATGAG CTAGAGCTTTATTTTGCTGGAGGTGATATTGGTCCATTTTCTGCAAGGAATGAACTTGAATCACTAAATCTTTTGTTCAAAATCATGGACAAATTGCTTCTAACTTCCAATGATGCTGCCAAGGAAGTATTGCAGACACTACAGAATGAGATAGTTGTTAGACTCAGATCTGTTGGAAAGACGGATGATGCCCAGATGGTTTCTCAAACAGAGAACCATGAGGCTGAAGATTCTCTTCTGAAATGGGGGGAGCATCGTGGTGTTAAATCTAAATTGCGGATAGCTT TTTTTCAAGGAGCAGGAAGAGGAATGGTAGCTTCTGAAAGCATAGGTGTGGGGGATACTGCTCTTGAAATTCCAGAGTCCCTTATCATATCCGAAGAACTTCTCTGTCAgtcagaagtg TTTCTTGCATTAAAAGATTTCAATAATATCAATTCTGAGACTATGTTATTGTTGTGGAGCATGAGAGAGCGGTATAATCTATCTTCAAAGTTTAAAACATACTTTGAGACACTCCCGGCAAATTTTAATACAG GCTTGAGTTTTGGAATTGATGCACTTGCTTCATTAGAAGGAACCCTTCTTTTTGATGAGATAATGCAAGCTAAGCAG CATTTGCGTCAGCAGTATGACGACTTATTTCCCTTACTATGCATAAATTTTCCTGAGATATTCAGAAAGGACGTATGCACATGGGACAATTTTCTGTGGGCATGTGAACTATGGTATTCCAACAGTATGATGGTTGTTATAAGTAGTGGGAAATTATCAATGTGTTTGGTTCCTATTGCTGGACTTCTGAATCACTCG GTATCCCCTCATATTCTGCACTATGGTCGGGTAGATGAAGCTACAAAATCTTTGAAGTTCCCCTTGTCTAGACCTTGTGATGCAGGGGAGCAATGTTTTCTCAGTTACGGGAAACACCCAGGGTCACATCTTGTTACATTCTATGGTTTCCTACCAAGAGGAGATAACCCTTATGATGTTATACCTTTAG ATCTTGATACATCtgctgatgatgaggatgggGCAGCTCAGTCTGTGAGTACAAGCCAAACCACTCATATGGTTCGTGGGACATGGCTATCCAGATGTAGAGGATTTCCCACGTATGGCCTGCCTCGGCCCCTGCTGTCCCATCTCCGTGTTGCTCTAGGTTGTGATATTGATGAATCCACTACTACGGAGGCTGAT ATCAAAGAAAATGACAGGGTGGTGCTGGAAACACTGCTGTCCATATTTAATCCGATGCTTGAAGAGTTGCCCGAGCCAGATGAGTCTGACGG GGAGAGCGCCAGTTGGGATCTGAAGCTAGCATTGGAGTACAAAAATCTGCAGAGAAGGATAATATCGTCCATTGTCACTTCATGCACCTCAGCCTTGGGAAATGCTTAA
- the LOC101775581 gene encoding uncharacterized protein LOC101775581 isoform X2, with the protein MCWTVICYTVTYHRSQRAHKMIKSRRVMESRNLSCVFQVPISCSAADTLKLLDQMIQAARVVHMDELELYFAGGDIGPFSARNELESLNLLFKIMDKLLLTSNDAAKEVLQTLQNEIVVRLRSVGKTDDAQMVSQTENHEAEDSLLKWGEHRGVKSKLRIAFFQGAGRGMVASESIGVGDTALEIPESLIISEELLCQSEVFLALKDFNNINSETMLLLWSMRERYNLSSKFKTYFETLPANFNTGLSFGIDALASLEGTLLFDEIMQAKQHLRQQYDDLFPLLCINFPEIFRKDVCTWDNFLWACELWYSNSMMVVISSGKLSMCLVPIAGLLNHSVSPHILHYGRVDEATKSLKFPLSRPCDAGEQCFLSYGKHPGSHLVTFYGFLPRGDNPYDVIPLDLDTSADDEDGAAQSVSTSQTTHMVRGTWLSRCRGFPTYGLPRPLLSHLRVALGCDIDESTTTEADIKENDRVVLETLLSIFNPMLEELPEPDESDGESASWDLKLALEYKNLQRRIISSIVTSCTSALGNA; encoded by the exons ATGTGCTGGACAGTTATCTGCTATACAGTCACCTATCATAGAAGTCAGAGAGCCCACAAGATGATCAAAAGCAGA AGAGTAATGGAAAGCAGGAATCTTTCCTGTGTATTTCAAGTTCCGATTTCATGTTCTGCTGCTGACACCCTCAAATTACTGGATCAGATGATTCAAGCTGCTAGGGTAGTCCATATGGATGAG CTAGAGCTTTATTTTGCTGGAGGTGATATTGGTCCATTTTCTGCAAGGAATGAACTTGAATCACTAAATCTTTTGTTCAAAATCATGGACAAATTGCTTCTAACTTCCAATGATGCTGCCAAGGAAGTATTGCAGACACTACAGAATGAGATAGTTGTTAGACTCAGATCTGTTGGAAAGACGGATGATGCCCAGATGGTTTCTCAAACAGAGAACCATGAGGCTGAAGATTCTCTTCTGAAATGGGGGGAGCATCGTGGTGTTAAATCTAAATTGCGGATAGCTT TTTTTCAAGGAGCAGGAAGAGGAATGGTAGCTTCTGAAAGCATAGGTGTGGGGGATACTGCTCTTGAAATTCCAGAGTCCCTTATCATATCCGAAGAACTTCTCTGTCAgtcagaagtg TTTCTTGCATTAAAAGATTTCAATAATATCAATTCTGAGACTATGTTATTGTTGTGGAGCATGAGAGAGCGGTATAATCTATCTTCAAAGTTTAAAACATACTTTGAGACACTCCCGGCAAATTTTAATACAG GCTTGAGTTTTGGAATTGATGCACTTGCTTCATTAGAAGGAACCCTTCTTTTTGATGAGATAATGCAAGCTAAGCAG CATTTGCGTCAGCAGTATGACGACTTATTTCCCTTACTATGCATAAATTTTCCTGAGATATTCAGAAAGGACGTATGCACATGGGACAATTTTCTGTGGGCATGTGAACTATGGTATTCCAACAGTATGATGGTTGTTATAAGTAGTGGGAAATTATCAATGTGTTTGGTTCCTATTGCTGGACTTCTGAATCACTCG GTATCCCCTCATATTCTGCACTATGGTCGGGTAGATGAAGCTACAAAATCTTTGAAGTTCCCCTTGTCTAGACCTTGTGATGCAGGGGAGCAATGTTTTCTCAGTTACGGGAAACACCCAGGGTCACATCTTGTTACATTCTATGGTTTCCTACCAAGAGGAGATAACCCTTATGATGTTATACCTTTAG ATCTTGATACATCtgctgatgatgaggatgggGCAGCTCAGTCTGTGAGTACAAGCCAAACCACTCATATGGTTCGTGGGACATGGCTATCCAGATGTAGAGGATTTCCCACGTATGGCCTGCCTCGGCCCCTGCTGTCCCATCTCCGTGTTGCTCTAGGTTGTGATATTGATGAATCCACTACTACGGAGGCTGAT ATCAAAGAAAATGACAGGGTGGTGCTGGAAACACTGCTGTCCATATTTAATCCGATGCTTGAAGAGTTGCCCGAGCCAGATGAGTCTGACGG GGAGAGCGCCAGTTGGGATCTGAAGCTAGCATTGGAGTACAAAAATCTGCAGAGAAGGATAATATCGTCCATTGTCACTTCATGCACCTCAGCCTTGGGAAATGCTTAA
- the LOC101776259 gene encoding probable 4-coumarate--CoA ligase 1 codes for MGSTEQQPEPVAAAAAVEEASPEIIFRSKLPDIAITNTLPLHRYCFERLPEVADRPCLIDGATGTVRTYAEVDRLTRRLAAALRREPLGLRRGAVVMNLMLNSAEFVLSFFAASRVGAAVTTANPMSTPHEIANQIAASGATVVFTESMAVDKLPASAKDGGALTVVLIDARRDGCLHFWDDVMASVPDEEVAAGDEDSASGDGEFDPDDVVALPYSSGTTGLPKGVMLTHRSLSTSVAQQVDGDNPNIGFHSGDVILCSLPMFHIYSLNTIMMCGLRVGAAIVVMRRFALTAMMKLVERHRITIAPLVPPIVVDVAKSGEAAAHDLSSVRMVLSGAAPMGKDIEDAFMAKLPGAVLGQGYGMTEAGPVLSMCLAFAKEPFKVKSGACGTVVRNAELKIIDPNTGKSLGRNQPGEICIRGQQIMKGYLNNPEATKNTIDADGWLHTGDVGFVDDDDEIFIVDRLKEIIKYRGFQVAPAELEALLITHPSIADAAVVGKQVEPEIGEIPVAFVAKAQGSELSDDDVKQFVAKEVIYYKKVREVIFIDKIPKAPSGKILRKELRKQLQEQQQAV; via the exons ATGGGGTCCACCGAGCAGCAGCCGGAGccggtggccgcggccgcggccgtggagGAGGCGTCGCCGGAGATCATCTTCCGGTCCAAGCTCCCGGACATCGCCATCACCAACACCCTCCCGCTGCACCGCTACTGCTTCGAACGGCTCCCCGAGGTGGCCGACCGCCCCTGCCTCATCGACGGCGCGACGGGCACCGTCCGCACCTACGCCGAGGTCGACCGCCTGACCCGCCGcctcgcggcggcgctccggcgcgAGCCGCTGGggctccgccgcggcgccgtggTCATGAACCTGATGCTCAACTCGGCAGAGTTCGTGCTTTCCTTCTTCGCCGCGTCGCGCGTCGGCGCCGCGGTCACCACCGCCAACCCGATGTCCACGCCGCACGAGATCGCCAACCAGATCGCGGCGTCCGGTGCCACCGTCGTGTTCACCGAGTCCATGGCCGTGGACAAGCTCCCCGCCAGCGCCAAGGACGGCGGCGCGCTCACGGTGGTCCTCATCGACGCGCGCCGCGACGGTTGCCTCCACTTCTGGGACGACGTCATGGCGAGCGTCCCCGACGAGgaggtcgcggccggcgacgaagaCTCAGCTTCCGGCGACGGGGAGTTCGACCCCGACGACGTGGTGGCGCTGCCGTACTCGTCCGGCACGACGGGGCTCCCCAAGGGCGTGATGCTGACGCACCGGAGCCTGAGCACCAGCGTGGCGCAGCAGGTCGACGGCGACAACCCCAACATCGGCTTCCACTCCGGCGACGTCATCCTGTGCTCGCTGCCCATGTTCCACATCTACTCGCTCAACACCATCATGATGTGCGGGCTCCGCGTCGGCGCTGCCATTGTTGTCATGCGCCGCTTCGCCCTCACCGCGATGATGAAGCTCGTGGAGCGGCACCGGATCACCATCGCGCCGCTCGTGCCGCCCATCGTCGTCGACGTCGCCAAGAGCGGCGAGGCCGCGGCGCACGACCTGTCGTCGGTCAGGATGGTGCTCTCGGGCGCGGCGCCCATGGGAAAGGACATCGAGGATGCGTTCATGGCCAAGCTCCCCGGCGCTGTGCTCGGACAG GGCTATGGCATGACAGAGGCCGGACCGGTGCTGTCGATGTGCCTGGCATTCGCCAAGGAGCCCTTCAAGGTGAAGTCCGGCGCGTGCGGCACGGTGGTGCGCAACGCAGAGCTGAAGATCATCGACCCCAACACCGGTAAGTCCCTCGGCCGGAACCAGCCCGGGGAGATCTGCATCAGGGGGCAACAGATCATGAAAG GTTACCTGAACAACCCGGAGGCCACGAAGAACACCATCGACGCCGATGGTTGGCTGCACACCGGCGATGTTGGGTTTgtggatgacgacgacgagatCTTCATCGTCGACAGGCTCAAGGAGATCATCAAGTACAGGGGATTCCAGGTGGCCCCCGCGGAGTTGGAGGCCCTGCTGATCACTCACCCGAGCATTGCTGACGCCGCCGTTGTCGG GAAACAAGTCGAGCCAGAAATTGGAGAAATCCCGGTTGCCTTTGTGGCCAAGGCCCAAGGGAGTGAGCTCAGCGATGATGACGTGAAGCAATTCGTGGCAAAGGAG GTGATCTACTACAAGAAGGTTCGCGAGGTTATCTTCATTGACAAGATACCCAAAGCGCCATCAGGCAAGATCCTCCGCAAGGAGCTAAGGAAACAGCTTCAGGAGCAGCAACAGGCCGTGTGA